In Methylovirgula sp., a single genomic region encodes these proteins:
- a CDS encoding autotransporter domain-containing protein, with amino-acid sequence MSALTAPKRNGLLVMEVLLLSATAVLTLVVAPSRAATIIVKNQTQFDAAVATATETGHADTIDASMAGPIDPGTSLTLPGAATSINLELSTLGIGTTAGDETVTLGAKTTVSFGQPGNPGLLNMGEGQTGTLNINGASLIFNITDVGTQFNIGLDGGDGIVNMTSGSVTINDSNAALGVIGSISIGFPFGSTAASGTFNQSGGTVSVSAGALNIGVANGNGTYNLTNNAVLLDAGATVYIGASAGGVGVVNISGDATIDFESESVGFAGQLYVGDDTGVGTITQNGVNSTVILNVINIAQFGSNVENRADLGGIGTYNLLAGRLSIGGDGAAFGMDTGGIGIFNQSGGNLTANAPIYIGMSGNGTYNLSGGTATLDDGLTIAALAGSVGTVNQTGGVLTIAGGRLTVGGVGTATYNLNGGVLQAGGANGIVGTGSFNLGGGTIQVIGSALVTSVNATLTSGVSTIDTNGLGATFSGILSGNGGLAKVGAGTLVLTGTNSYAGGTDLNAGIIQVGADANLGAATGQLIFDGGTLQYANGFSSARSITLNTGGGIIDTNANNATLSGAIGGAGGLTKTGAGALTLSGASNYSGATLVNAGTLQAGATNVLSAISAFTLASGTTLNLGGFDNTIGSLAGSGSVALGAATLTAGGDGASTDFSGTIDGTGGLVKSGDGTLTLTGTSSYVGPTTVAAGTLDVNGTLASIATVDSGAILKGNGTLGGLAVASGGVVAPGNSIGTLNIAGNVAFASGSIYQVEANAAGAADKISASGVTTLGGGHVQVLAQSGNYTAQTYTILTSAAGVDGTFTDATSDLAFLTPTLSYDPDDVFLTLTRNGVFFSDMAETRNQRGVAGALDAAPTGDALVTAVGGQNPAGARQAFDALSGEIYASTASSLITDSVYFREAILGRLRQASFAGASDATAALGLGGPALAYADTAPASVGNVPFPIRSSRAPDLTWWSVGTGAWGQFDGDGNAAGVERNLAGYFTGVDRRFGDNWLAGLAAGYTNSSLSIAARASGADINTAHFAAYAAGNYDAWNFRSGAAFSWSDISTNRMVLFPGFSEATNTNYNAGTTQVFGEVGYARSLGNIAIEPFAGAAYVHLGTAGFTEAGQTAALSGASINEDVGYSSLGLRLATNIALESGQVLTPHASAYWQHAFGDVTPVETLSFLSTGTGFSTAGVPLAQNTAVIDTGLDLALTRNTKIGVSYFGQLGSNVQDNAVKGDFLWRF; translated from the coding sequence ATGTCGGCGTTGACAGCCCCCAAGCGCAACGGGCTTTTGGTGATGGAAGTCCTTCTGTTGTCGGCAACGGCTGTTTTGACTCTCGTTGTCGCGCCATCGCGCGCCGCGACTATAATCGTCAAGAATCAGACGCAATTTGATGCCGCCGTTGCAACGGCAACCGAGACGGGCCACGCAGACACGATCGATGCATCGATGGCTGGACCTATTGATCCGGGAACATCTCTGACGCTCCCAGGTGCCGCCACGTCGATCAATCTTGAATTGAGCACACTGGGCATCGGCACCACTGCGGGCGACGAAACCGTAACGCTCGGAGCAAAAACAACCGTCTCCTTCGGCCAGCCAGGCAATCCTGGTTTGCTGAATATGGGAGAGGGGCAAACCGGCACTCTGAACATCAACGGCGCGTCGCTGATTTTCAACATTACCGATGTCGGGACTCAGTTCAATATCGGCCTCGATGGCGGCGATGGCATCGTCAATATGACGAGTGGATCCGTGACGATCAACGATTCAAATGCTGCCCTCGGTGTTATTGGCAGCATCTCCATTGGCTTTCCTTTTGGGTCCACCGCGGCGAGCGGGACGTTCAATCAATCGGGCGGCACCGTCTCGGTATCGGCGGGCGCGCTGAACATCGGTGTCGCGAATGGCAACGGAACCTATAACCTGACCAACAACGCTGTGCTGCTAGATGCGGGCGCGACCGTCTATATCGGTGCCAGTGCCGGCGGCGTTGGTGTCGTAAATATCTCGGGCGACGCGACCATCGATTTCGAATCCGAGTCCGTCGGGTTCGCCGGACAGCTGTATGTCGGCGACGATACGGGCGTTGGAACGATCACCCAGAATGGCGTCAACTCGACGGTTATTTTAAACGTCATCAACATCGCCCAATTTGGTAGCAACGTGGAGAATCGGGCCGATCTCGGCGGCATCGGTACATACAATCTTTTGGCCGGAAGACTGAGCATTGGCGGCGACGGCGCTGCTTTCGGCATGGACACGGGCGGGATCGGGATTTTCAATCAGAGCGGCGGTAACCTGACCGCAAACGCGCCGATCTATATCGGCATGTCCGGGAACGGCACCTATAATCTCAGCGGAGGCACAGCGACTCTTGATGACGGCCTGACGATCGCTGCGCTGGCTGGCTCGGTCGGCACTGTGAACCAAACAGGCGGCGTGCTGACAATCGCCGGCGGTCGGTTGACGGTGGGTGGCGTCGGAACCGCAACATATAATCTGAACGGCGGCGTCCTGCAGGCGGGCGGCGCGAACGGCATCGTTGGCACCGGGAGTTTCAATCTCGGCGGGGGGACGATTCAGGTGATTGGATCGGCGCTGGTGACCAGTGTCAACGCAACGCTGACGAGCGGCGTCTCGACGATCGACACCAATGGATTGGGCGCAACCTTTAGCGGTATTCTTTCAGGCAATGGCGGTCTCGCCAAAGTGGGCGCCGGGACCTTGGTTCTCACTGGCACCAACAGCTATGCGGGCGGAACCGACCTCAACGCGGGCATTATCCAGGTTGGCGCCGACGCCAATCTCGGCGCCGCGACCGGTCAACTCATCTTCGATGGCGGCACGCTGCAATATGCGAACGGCTTTTCCAGCGCCCGGTCTATCACTTTGAACACCGGCGGCGGCATCATTGACACGAACGCCAACAATGCGACCTTGAGCGGCGCGATCGGCGGCGCCGGCGGCTTGACGAAAACAGGCGCTGGCGCCCTCACGCTGTCTGGCGCGAGCAATTATTCCGGCGCAACGCTCGTCAATGCCGGCACCTTGCAGGCGGGCGCGACGAATGTCCTGTCGGCGATCAGTGCCTTCACTCTTGCGAGCGGCACGACGCTCAATCTGGGTGGTTTCGACAACACGATCGGCTCGCTGGCCGGCAGCGGAAGCGTCGCGCTCGGCGCCGCGACTCTGACGGCGGGCGGCGACGGGGCTTCGACGGACTTTTCCGGGACAATCGACGGCACCGGCGGATTGGTAAAAAGCGGGGATGGCACGCTGACCTTGACGGGCACGAGCAGCTATGTGGGACCAACAACGGTCGCGGCAGGTACTCTTGATGTCAATGGAACGCTGGCGTCGATCGCAACGGTCGATTCCGGCGCAATTTTAAAAGGAAATGGCACGCTTGGCGGCCTCGCGGTCGCGAGCGGCGGTGTCGTTGCCCCCGGAAATTCAATCGGCACGTTGAACATCGCCGGCAATGTCGCTTTTGCATCGGGGTCGATCTATCAGGTTGAGGCGAACGCGGCGGGCGCCGCCGATAAGATCTCGGCATCGGGGGTGACGACGCTCGGCGGCGGCCACGTGCAGGTGCTCGCGCAATCCGGCAATTACACGGCGCAGACCTATACGATCCTGACATCGGCGGCCGGCGTGGACGGTACTTTCACGGACGCCACCAGCGATCTCGCCTTTCTGACGCCGACGCTGAGTTATGATCCCGATGACGTCTTTCTGACGCTGACCCGCAATGGCGTCTTCTTTTCCGACATGGCCGAGACGCGCAACCAGCGCGGCGTGGCCGGCGCCCTCGATGCGGCGCCAACAGGCGACGCGCTTGTCACGGCAGTGGGCGGCCAGAACCCGGCGGGGGCGCGACAGGCCTTTGATGCACTCTCGGGCGAAATCTACGCCAGCACGGCGTCGAGCCTGATTACGGACAGCGTGTACTTTCGCGAGGCGATCCTGGGGCGGTTGCGGCAGGCCTCGTTTGCAGGCGCTTCGGATGCGACGGCGGCGCTTGGCCTTGGCGGGCCGGCCTTGGCTTACGCGGATACCGCGCCGGCGAGCGTTGGCAACGTTCCGTTCCCGATCCGGTCTTCGCGCGCGCCTGATCTGACCTGGTGGTCCGTAGGCACGGGCGCCTGGGGCCAGTTTGACGGCGATGGCAACGCCGCGGGCGTCGAGCGAAATCTGGCCGGCTACTTCACCGGCGTCGATCGCCGCTTCGGCGATAATTGGCTGGCGGGCCTGGCCGCGGGCTACACCAATTCCAGCCTCAGCATCGCGGCGCGCGCCAGCGGGGCCGATATCAATACGGCGCATTTCGCCGCTTACGCCGCCGGCAATTACGACGCTTGGAATTTTCGCTCGGGCGCCGCCTTCTCCTGGAGCGATATCAGCACCAACCGCATGGTTCTGTTCCCTGGCTTCTCCGAGGCGACCAACACAAACTATAATGCGGGAACCACGCAGGTGTTCGGGGAGGTGGGCTATGCCCGGTCGCTTGGCAACATTGCCATCGAGCCTTTCGCGGGCGCCGCCTATGTACATCTCGGAACTGCGGGATTTACCGAGGCCGGCCAAACGGCGGCGCTGAGCGGGGCAAGCATCAACGAAGATGTGGGTTATTCGTCGCTCGGTTTACGCTTGGCGACCAATATCGCGCTGGAAAGCGGACAGGTTCTCACGCCGCACGCGTCGGCTTATTGGCAACACGCCTTCGGAGATGTCACGCCGGTGGAGACGCTCAGCTTCCTTTCGACCGGTACGGGCTTTTCGACGGCAGGCGTGCCGCTCGCTCAGAACACGGCCGTGATCGATACCGGGCTCGATCTCGCACTCACCCGCAACACCAAGATCGGCGTTTCTTATTTTGGCCAGCTCGGCTCAAACGTCCAGGACAATGCCGTCAAGGGCGACTTCCTCTGGCGATTCTGA
- the arsH gene encoding arsenical resistance protein ArsH, with amino-acid sequence MLSIVAIVNRSRPWYERNASQAAIARVRALADLDDLPNVDPASFACPDLDALYAPTPAHPPRILLLYGSVRERSYSRFLTEEAARLLNASGAETRIFNPSGLPLPGDAPIDHPKIAELRSLSEWSEGQIWCSPERHGAMSGIMKTQIDWIPLSLGAVRPTQGKTLAVMQVSGGSQSFNAVNQMRVLGRWMRMITIPNQSSVAKAYEQFDDAGRMKPSPYYDRVVDVVEELVKFTLLTRGVSAYLTSRYSERKEEAEKLAARVNLPAI; translated from the coding sequence ATGCTGTCAATTGTCGCAATCGTCAATCGCTCGCGGCCCTGGTACGAGCGTAATGCTTCGCAGGCAGCCATTGCGCGAGTTCGCGCGTTGGCTGATCTCGACGACCTTCCAAACGTCGATCCCGCTTCCTTTGCTTGTCCCGATCTAGATGCGCTGTACGCGCCGACGCCCGCTCATCCTCCACGCATTTTATTGCTCTACGGTTCGGTACGGGAACGTTCCTACAGCCGCTTCCTGACGGAGGAAGCCGCGCGTTTACTCAATGCGTCCGGCGCAGAAACGCGCATATTCAATCCGTCCGGCCTTCCGCTTCCCGGCGATGCGCCGATTGATCATCCAAAGATCGCAGAATTGCGTTCGCTTTCCGAATGGTCAGAAGGCCAGATTTGGTGCAGTCCGGAACGGCATGGCGCAATGAGCGGGATTATGAAAACGCAAATCGACTGGATTCCGCTTTCGCTCGGCGCAGTGAGGCCGACGCAAGGCAAGACGCTCGCGGTGATGCAAGTATCCGGCGGCTCGCAATCCTTCAACGCGGTCAATCAGATGCGTGTGCTCGGCCGCTGGATGCGCATGATCACGATCCCAAATCAGTCCTCCGTCGCAAAGGCTTACGAGCAGTTCGACGACGCAGGCCGGATGAAGCCGTCGCCCTATTACGACCGCGTCGTTGATGTGGTGGAGGAATTGGTGAAGTTCACGCTGCTCACGCGTGGCGTTTCGGCATATCTCACGAGCCGCTATAGCGAGCGCAAGGAGGAAGCGGAAAAGCTCGCCGCGCGGGTCAACCTACCCGCGATCTGA